ATTTTTCGTCGCCAAGTCGAGCAGCTGTCGCTTCGCCCCGCGCTTCGGTTGCATCACTTTCGTCCCGATCGCCTCGTTCAACAAATCGATGCGGACGATCTCGGGGACGAGCACTTCCTTCGGCAAAACGTTCTGCTCGTAGAACTGGACGATGAAACTCTCGAGCTCCTCGGACGGTTCGCCGTGGAGCGGGAACAGTGATACGTCGCGCTCGATCATCTTGCCGCCCCGCATATAGAACACTTGGACGCACATCCAGCCGCGGTCGAGCGTATAGCCGAAGACGTCGCGTGCTGTCGGGTCGGCCGTGATCATGTTCTGTTTGTTCATAATCGACTCGACGGCCCGGATTTGGTCACGGAGCTCAGCGGCTCGTTCGAACTGCATGTCTTCGGCCGCTCGTCCCATGTCGACTTGGAGCTTGGCGAGCGTCTCGCTCGTCTCCCCGTTCAGGAAGCGGCGAATTTCATGGACGATCTCTTTTTGCTCGTCCGTGTCGACGGCGAGCTCGCAAGGTCCGAGGCACTGCCCGATATGGTAATACAGACAGAGCTTGCGCGGCATCGGTTGGCATTTCCGGAGCGGATACAGTTTATCGAGCAACCGCTTCGTCTCGTTGGCGGCATAGGCGTTCGGGTACGGGCCGAAATAAAAGCCGCCGTCCCGCTTCAGCTTCCGCGTCGTGAGTAACCTCGGGTACGGCTCGTTCGTGATCTTGATGTACGGGTACGACTTGTCGTCTTTGAGACGGATGTTGTATTTCGGGTCATGCTTTTTGATGAGCGTCATCTCGAGCAGAAGCGCCTCGAGTTCGCTCGCCGTGACGATATACTCAAAGTCGCGAATCTCAGCGACGAGGCGCATCGTCTTGATGTCATGCGCCCCGGTAAAATAAGACCGGACCCGGTTTTTCAGATTTTTCGCTTTCCCGACGTAAATGATCTCGCCGTACTCGTTCTTATGCAAGTAACAGCCGGGCTCGTCAGGGAGGAGCGCCAATTTATGTTTAATGTGGTCAGAATGACTCAAATTCAATCACCTCAGTTTAAGTTCCTTCCAGACGGGAAAAATTTGATGAAGTCTCAGAGGGAGGGTTTAGTTATGAAACGGTACGATGTCATCATCATCGGCAGCGGCTCGGCAGCGAGCCAAGCCGCTAACGTATTATGCGACGCCGGTAAACAAATTGCCATCGTCGAAAATTGGACGTTCGGCGGGACGTGTCCGCAACGCGGATGTGACCCGAAAAAGATGCTCGCGGAAGGAGCAGAGCTCATTGCCCGTGCGGAACGGATGAAATCACTAGGTGTCCACGGCGAGCTCACGCTCGATTGGCACGCCTTTAAACGGCGTATCGACGAGTATCGTTTCGCCATCCCGACGACGAAGATGCATCATTGGAAAGAGCACGACATCGACTTGTTCGAAGGCGAACCCCATTTCATCGATGAAGACTCGATTGTCATTGATGGGCATGAAATCTCGGCGCATCAGTTTTTAATCGCTTCAGGCCTCATTCCGCGACCGCTCGACATCCCGGGTGGCGACTTGGCCATCACGAGCGACGACGTTTTCGACCTCGACGACTTGCCAAAACACGTCATCATCATTGGGGCCGGCTATATCGCGTTCGAGTTCGCTCATATCCTCCGCCGCTTCGGGAGCGAGGTGACCCTCCTCATCCGATCGCGGGCACTTAAACAATTCGATCGCAAAGTCGTCAAACGTCTCGTCGATGAGACGATTCGGATCGGCATCGATGTCCGTTACGGCATCGAGCCCGTCCGGATGGATGGGGACGTGCTGACGTTATCAGATGACTCTACCCTCGAAGGCGTCGTCCTTAACGCCACCGGGCGAATTCCGAGCATCGAACGGCTCCGTTTGGACGCAGCCGGTATCGAGTCCGACCACGGCGGGGTCCTCGTCAATGAGTTCCTGCAGACGACGAATGCGAACGTATATGCAGCCGGGGACGTCGCCAAGAGCCGCAACCCGGCCCTCACCCCGTTTGCGGGGCAGGAAGGACGCATCGCCGCTCTCAATCTGTTACGGGACAACACGCGTCCTTTACCGGAGCGCCCTGCCCCGACGGTCGTCTTCACGACACCGCCGATCGCCAAGGTCGGACTGACAGTCGAGGAGGTGAAAGCGCGCGGCATCGACTACGAGTGTAAGGACAACGACTTGTCCCATTTCTTGACGTATGAACGGATCAACGACACGACGGCGTTTTCCCGCATTCTGCTCAGCAAGGACGGCCACGTGCTCGGGGCCCACGTGCTCGGGCAACATGCACCGGAACTGATCAACTTGTTCTCGTTTATTATACAAAACAACATCACCCATCAACACATCAAACACTTGGAGTTCGCCTATCCGACGTCAGCCTCTGACGTGACGTATCTGATGTGACGCAAAAAGGCTCTTCCAATTTGATTTGGAAGAGCCTTTCGTCATTCGATTCCTTTGTCCTTATCTTCTCGAAGTGCATCTTGGAGCGATTTCTTCCAAAGCGGGACACCTTGAGAATGGGCCGCACGGGCCACCAAGTGACTTCCGACCGGTGCCGTCAATAAGACGAAGAACAGTCCGAGCAGAAGCCGTGCGTCAAAGATGCGCTGGTCGACCCAGACGTGCAAGACCGCCGCGAACAGGACGAACATGACGCCGAGCGTCGCACTCTTCGAGGCGGCGTGGGCGCGGGAATAGATGTCCGGGAGACGGATCAGACCGATCGCCGCGACGACGGTGAAGAACACACCGATGATCGTGAAGACACCGGTCAAGATGTCATAAATCATTGTTGCGGTCATGTTGGATGATCTCTCCCTTCTCGAGGAATTTCGAGAACGCCACCGTTCCGATAAAGGCTAAAATCCCGAGCAAGAGGATGACCTCGAAGAACATCGTCGTATCGAGCAAAATCGATAACAACGACACGACCGAGATCAACCCGATGCCGATCGAGTCGAGGGCGATGACACGGTCCGCTGTCGTCGGCCCTTTGACGACCCGGTACAGCATACCAAGCATGGCGAGCACGAGGATGGCGAGGGCGACGTAAATAATAATATTTAACATTAGCTGGTCGCCTCCTTGATATTCGACTCAAAGTTATCGTAAATGTCTTGTTTGAGCGACTCTTTATCCGGCATATGGAGCGCATGGATGTAGAGCGTCTTATTGTCGTCTGACACTTGGACGACAACCGTACCTGGTGTCAGCGTGATGAGCATCGATAGCCAACTCACTTTCCAACCGGCATCGAGTTCGGTGTGATACCGGAAGATGCCCGGTTGGATTTTTAGTTTCGGGCTCAACACGAGCCGGAGCACTTCGATGTTGGCTACGACGAGTTCGCGACAGAAAATCAAGAACAGTTTAAACAGTTTCAAGACACGGGTGAAATAAAAGTCCGTGTTTTTGAAGAAGCGGCGCATCATGAAGATGACGAGTAACCCGAGCAAGTAACCGATGATGAATCCGCTCGTCGTGAACGTACCCGTGAAGAACATCCAAATGAACGCCAGGAAAAAGTTGATGAGTAGTTGGTAAGCCATCTCTAAATCACTCCTTAATCACGGCATCGATATAGATTTCGGGTTGCACGAGCGGTTCGATTGCCTGGGTAATGAACGGATGCATCGCTTCGGCACCAAACCCGTAGGCGACGGCGACCGCGACAAGCAAGAACGTCGGCACGATGAGGCGGTTCATATACGGCACGAGCGGACCGTCATAGACTCGTTTCTCTTCTCCCCAAAATCCGTACAAGAAGATTTTGATGACCGAGAAGAGGACGAACAGACTCGACAGCAAGATGAGGAGCGGCCCGAATAGGCTGCCTTCCCCGACCCCGCCTTGAACGATCAACAGTTTCCCGAAGAATCCGCTGAGCGGCGGAATCCCGGCGAGGGACAACGCTGCGATAAAGAACGTCCAACCGAACAATGGGAAGCGGGTGATCAAACCGCCCATGTCGCGCAGTTGACCGGACTTGGTGATGCCGATCATCATCCCGACGAGCATGAACAAGGCGGCCTTAATCAACATGTCATGAATCAAATAGTAGAGCGCCCCTTCGAGCGACGTCTGCGTGTTGAGTGCGATTCCGTACAAGATGACGCCGACTGCGATCATGATGTTGTAGATGATGATCAACTTGACGTCGTTATAGGCGATCGCCCCGATCATCCCGATGACGATCGTCAACACGGCGAGGATAATCAAGAAGTTCTGCATGAACGCACTTCCGCCATCAAACAGGAGCGTATACGTCCGCAAGATCGAGTAGACGCCGACTTTCGTCAACAGCGCCCCGAACATGGCGAGAATCGGTGTCGGTGCCACGACATATGAGCCCGGGAGCCAGTAGTGGAGCGGCACGAGTGCCCCTTTCAAGCCGAAGACGATGACGAAGAACACACCGATGACGGTGATGACACTTTGATTCTCCACGAGAGGGATCTTTTGCGCGAGGTCCGCCAAACTGAGCGTACCGACCGTCCCGTAAAGAAGCGCGACGGCCATGACGAACAGCGCCGAGGCGATGACGTTCACGAGCAAATATTTGATCGACTCGCGTAATTGGACACCCTTCCCGCCGAGCACGATCAACACGTACGACGAGATGAGGAAGACTTCAAAGAAGACGAACAAGTTGAAAATATCACCTGTCGTGAAGGCACCGTTCACCCCGACGAGGAGGAACAGCATCGCGACGTAGACGTAGTTCGATTCATAGGCGTCTGAGAAGTAATGAGTCGCAAACCAGACGATGAAAAAGACGAGCAACGTCGACGTGGCGACGAGTAGTGCCGACAGCATGTCCGAAACGAGCGTGATGCCGAACGGTGCCGGCCAGTTCCCTAAGTTGACGGTCATGATGCCGTCTTGAGACACGGTGAAGATGAGCAGCACCGTCACTGCAAACGTTACAAGTAAAGCCCCGAGTGCCACTCCGCGTTGCAGACGAACTTGCTTCGGTGCGAAGAGAAGAAAGATGGCCGCAAGCGCCGGGATGACAATCGGAAAGATCGGTAAGTTAATCATTCGATTCCGTTCCTTTCATTTCCTCAATATTATCCGTGTTCAGTTCCTGGTAAGCCCGATACGCGAGCACGAGGAAGAACGCGGTCACACCGAAGCTGATAACGATCGCCGTCAAGACGAGCGCTTGCGGGAGCGGGTCAGTATATTCCGTGACCCCATCGACGAGGACGGGTGCCGCTCCGGTTTTCAGTCCACCCATCGTCAAGACGAGCAAGTGGGCAGCGTGGCTGAGCAACCCGGTGCCGATGATGATGCGCAACAAACTCTTTGAGAGAATCATATAGACCGCGCTCATCGTCAGGACACCGATGATGATGCTAACGAAGATTTCCATTATTCACTCTCTCCAATCGTTTGAATGATCGTCATCGTCACACCGATGACCACAAGGTAAACGCCAAGGTCAAAGGCGATCGCCGTGTGAAGCGTCTGTTCGCCCAAGAGCGGCAAATCGAATTTGTCATAGGCGTGCGTCAGGAACGGACGGTCCCAAAAAATGCTGTGCAGCGACGTCAGTAACGCGATGGCGAGACCGAGCGCCGTCATCTTGCGATAATCGAACGGGAGCACGTCAGCGAGCGTCTTCGAATCGAAGGCGAGCAACAGCAACACGAGCGCCGCGGCCGTCATCAAACCACCGATGAACCCTCCGCCCGGCGAGTAGTGCCCCGCAAAGAAGAGGTTAATCGAGAACACGATGATGATGAAGAAGATGATCACCGCGGCCGTCTGTAAGATGACGTCATTGACTTGATCATTTTTTCGGTTCATGTTCACGTGCTCCTTTCGTACGTTCTGTCGTTCTGAATTTGATCATCGTGTAGATTCCGATGGCCGCGATGGCAAGGACGACGATCTCGAACAACGTATCAAAGCCACGGAAGTCGACAAGGACGACGTTGACCATGTTTTTCCCGGCTGCCAAATCATAGACGTTTTCTTTATAATACTCGGAGATCGACGACAGGGAACGGTTCGATAGCGCCATGAAGCTGAGGAGCGTCACCGTCACCCCGACGAAAATCGAGACAATCGCATTCTCGATTTTAAACTTAACACGCACTTCTTTCTTGCTGATCTCTGGCATATGGTAGAAGACGAGCAAGAACAACGCGACCGATAC
This sequence is a window from Exiguobacterium mexicanum. Protein-coding genes within it:
- the uvrC gene encoding excinuclease ABC subunit UvrC; this encodes MSHSDHIKHKLALLPDEPGCYLHKNEYGEIIYVGKAKNLKNRVRSYFTGAHDIKTMRLVAEIRDFEYIVTASELEALLLEMTLIKKHDPKYNIRLKDDKSYPYIKITNEPYPRLLTTRKLKRDGGFYFGPYPNAYAANETKRLLDKLYPLRKCQPMPRKLCLYYHIGQCLGPCELAVDTDEQKEIVHEIRRFLNGETSETLAKLQVDMGRAAEDMQFERAAELRDQIRAVESIMNKQNMITADPTARDVFGYTLDRGWMCVQVFYMRGGKMIERDVSLFPLHGEPSEELESFIVQFYEQNVLPKEVLVPEIVRIDLLNEAIGTKVMQPKRGAKRQLLDLATKNAGIALNEKFELLARDEERTLLAMRELGEAIGIPNLSRVDIIDNANIQGADAVSALVVFEDGKPLKKEYRKYKIRTVQGPDDYETMREVVRRRFRRLLTEEKRLPDLLLIDGGIGQLNAALDVLQNEFGLDLPVGSLKKDDRHRTSQLLFGEGGGVVELNSRSSAFYLLQRMQDEVHRFAITFHRSLRTKKMTKSVLDDIPGVGPKRRQQLIRHFGSMKQIRLASLEQLKEAGLPEKLAETVLQYVHEETDE
- a CDS encoding dihydrolipoyl dehydrogenase family protein translates to MKRYDVIIIGSGSAASQAANVLCDAGKQIAIVENWTFGGTCPQRGCDPKKMLAEGAELIARAERMKSLGVHGELTLDWHAFKRRIDEYRFAIPTTKMHHWKEHDIDLFEGEPHFIDEDSIVIDGHEISAHQFLIASGLIPRPLDIPGGDLAITSDDVFDLDDLPKHVIIIGAGYIAFEFAHILRRFGSEVTLLIRSRALKQFDRKVVKRLVDETIRIGIDVRYGIEPVRMDGDVLTLSDDSTLEGVVLNATGRIPSIERLRLDAAGIESDHGGVLVNEFLQTTNANVYAAGDVAKSRNPALTPFAGQEGRIAALNLLRDNTRPLPERPAPTVVFTTPPIAKVGLTVEEVKARGIDYECKDNDLSHFLTYERINDTTAFSRILLSKDGHVLGAHVLGQHAPELINLFSFIIQNNITHQHIKHLEFAYPTSASDVTYLM
- the mnhG gene encoding monovalent cation/H(+) antiporter subunit G, whose amino-acid sequence is MTATMIYDILTGVFTIIGVFFTVVAAIGLIRLPDIYSRAHAASKSATLGVMFVLFAAVLHVWVDQRIFDARLLLGLFFVLLTAPVGSHLVARAAHSQGVPLWKKSLQDALREDKDKGIE
- a CDS encoding Na(+)/H(+) antiporter subunit F1; translated protein: MLNIIIYVALAILVLAMLGMLYRVVKGPTTADRVIALDSIGIGLISVVSLLSILLDTTMFFEVILLLGILAFIGTVAFSKFLEKGEIIQHDRNNDL
- a CDS encoding Na+/H+ antiporter subunit E, translating into MAYQLLINFFLAFIWMFFTGTFTTSGFIIGYLLGLLVIFMMRRFFKNTDFYFTRVLKLFKLFLIFCRELVVANIEVLRLVLSPKLKIQPGIFRYHTELDAGWKVSWLSMLITLTPGTVVVQVSDDNKTLYIHALHMPDKESLKQDIYDNFESNIKEATS
- a CDS encoding Na+/H+ antiporter subunit D, which produces MINLPIFPIVIPALAAIFLLFAPKQVRLQRGVALGALLVTFAVTVLLIFTVSQDGIMTVNLGNWPAPFGITLVSDMLSALLVATSTLLVFFIVWFATHYFSDAYESNYVYVAMLFLLVGVNGAFTTGDIFNLFVFFEVFLISSYVLIVLGGKGVQLRESIKYLLVNVIASALFVMAVALLYGTVGTLSLADLAQKIPLVENQSVITVIGVFFVIVFGLKGALVPLHYWLPGSYVVAPTPILAMFGALLTKVGVYSILRTYTLLFDGGSAFMQNFLIILAVLTIVIGMIGAIAYNDVKLIIIYNIMIAVGVILYGIALNTQTSLEGALYYLIHDMLIKAALFMLVGMMIGITKSGQLRDMGGLITRFPLFGWTFFIAALSLAGIPPLSGFFGKLLIVQGGVGEGSLFGPLLILLSSLFVLFSVIKIFLYGFWGEEKRVYDGPLVPYMNRLIVPTFLLVAVAVAYGFGAEAMHPFITQAIEPLVQPEIYIDAVIKE
- a CDS encoding Na(+)/H(+) antiporter subunit C, whose amino-acid sequence is MEIFVSIIIGVLTMSAVYMILSKSLLRIIIGTGLLSHAAHLLVLTMGGLKTGAAPVLVDGVTEYTDPLPQALVLTAIVISFGVTAFFLVLAYRAYQELNTDNIEEMKGTESND
- a CDS encoding Na(+)/H(+) antiporter subunit B, producing the protein MNRKNDQVNDVILQTAAVIIFFIIIVFSINLFFAGHYSPGGGFIGGLMTAAALVLLLLAFDSKTLADVLPFDYRKMTALGLAIALLTSLHSIFWDRPFLTHAYDKFDLPLLGEQTLHTAIAFDLGVYLVVIGVTMTIIQTIGESE